From a region of the Hippopotamus amphibius kiboko isolate mHipAmp2 chromosome 3, mHipAmp2.hap2, whole genome shotgun sequence genome:
- the LOC130848192 gene encoding glycine N-phenylacetyltransferase-like, with protein sequence MADDFDHYTNSYQIYSKDLKSCQESLSTSDVINWKQHLQIQSSQPSLDEVIRNLATPKFVKVKQTQCILYVMPETARKLLPSLPETKNLPAERARPKAINQEMFKLSPLDPAHAALVNKFWHFGGNERSQRFIERCIQAFPTFCLLGPKGTPACWSLMDQTGEMRMGATLPECRGQGLISHMLFVHTQALEKLGFPVYNHTDRANKIIQKISHTLHHIPMPYGWNQWNCVPL encoded by the exons ATGGCAGATGACTTTGATCACTACACCAACAGCTACCAAATCTATTCTAAGGACCTCAAGAGCTGTCAAGAATCCCTTAGCACGTCAGACGTCATCAATTGGAAACAACATTTGCAGATCCAAA GTTCGCAGCCCAGTCTGGATGAGGTGATTCGGAATCTTGCAACCCCTAAATTCGTTAAGGTCAAGCAAACACAATGCATTCTCTATGTGATGCCTGAGACAGCGAGGAAACTGCTTCCTTCCCTGCCGGAGACAAAGAACTTACCTGCTGAACGTGCCAGACCCAAAGCCAT TAACCAAGAGATGTTTAAACTCTCACCACTGGATCCTGCCCACGCGGCCTTGGTGAATAAATTCTGGCATTTCGGTGGCAATGAGAGGAGCCAGAGATTCATCGAACGCTGTATCCAGGCCTTCCCCACCTTCTGCCTGCTGGGGCCCAAGGGGACCCCTGCGTGCTGGTCCCTGATGGACCAGACAGGAGAGATGCGGATGGGGGCCACCCTGCCAGAGTGCCGGGGCCAGGGTCTCATCTCGCATATGTTGTTTGTCCACACCCAGGCTCTGGAGAAACTCGGCTTCCCCGTATATAACCATACAGACAGAGCCAACAAAATCATACAGAAAATTAGTCACACTCTGCATCATATCCCCATGCCCTATGGTTGGAACCAGTGGAACTGTGTGCCTCTGTGA
- the LOC130848190 gene encoding glycine N-acyltransferase-like, which translates to MFQLLGAQMLQMLEKSLRKSLPISLKVYGTIFHMNQGNPFKLKALVDKWPDFNTVVIRPQEQDMTDDLDHYTNTYHIYSKDLKNCQEFLGIPEVINWKQHLQIQSSQSSLTEVIQNLAATKSFKVNQSQNILYMAIETIKELAPSLLDVKNLSLTDGEPKAIDQELFKLSSLDPPHAALVNKFWHFGGNERSQRFIERCIRSFPTFCLLGPEGTPVSWSLMDQTGEMRMGGTIPEYRAHGLVTYVIHCQSQALIKHGFPVYSHVDKKNKIMQKMSHSLNHIPVPCDWNQWNCVPL; encoded by the exons ATGTTCCAGTTGCTAGGTGCCCAGATGCTGCAGATGCTGGAGAAATCCTTGAGGAAGAGCCTTCCTATATCCTTAAAG GTTTATGGGACCATCTTCCACATGAACCAGGGAAACCCTTTCAAGCTAAAGGCCCTGGTGGACAAGTGGCCTGATTTTAATACAGTGGTCATCCGCCCCCAGGAGCAG GACATGACGGATGACCTTGATCATTACACCAATACTTACCACATCTACTCCAAAGACCTCAAGAACTGTCAGGAATTCCTTGGCATACCAGAAGTCATCAATTGGAAGCAGCATTTGCAGATCCAGA GTTCACAGTCCAGCCTGACTGAAGTAATACAAAATCTTGCAGCCACTAAATCCTTCAAAGTCAACCAATCGCAAAATATTCTCTATATGGCGATTGAGACAATAAAGGAACTGGCTCCTTCCCTGCTGGATGTAAAGAACTTATCCCTTACCGATGGCGAACCCAAGGCCAT TGACCAAGAGCTGTTTAAACTCTCATCCCTGGATCCTCCCCACGCGGCCTTGGTGAATAAATTCTGGCATTTCGGTGGCAATGAGAGGAGCCAGAGATTCATCGAGCGCTGCATCCGGAGCTTCCCCACCTTCTGCCTGCTGGGGCCCGAGGGGACCCCTGTGTCCTGGTCCCTGATGGACCAGACGGGAGAGATGCGGATGGGAGGCACCATACCTGAGTATCGGGCCCATGGTCTCGTCACCTACGTTATCCATTGCCAATCCCAGGCTCTGATCAAACATGGCTTTCCCGTATATTCTCATgtagacaagaaaaacaaaattatgcaGAAAATGAGTCACAGTCTGAATCACATCCCTGTGCCCTGTGACTGGAACCAATGGAACTGTGTACCACTGTGA